One genomic region from Reichenbachiella ulvae encodes:
- the rpsO gene encoding 30S ribosomal protein S15, protein MYLETEKKQELFANHGRLKSKTDSGSAESQIALFTYRITHLTEHLKTHKKDHSTRKGLLRLVGKRRKLLDYLMKNDIERYRATIADLGIRK, encoded by the coding sequence ATGTATTTAGAAACAGAAAAGAAACAAGAGTTGTTTGCAAATCATGGTCGGTTGAAGTCGAAAACGGATTCAGGTTCTGCGGAATCACAAATCGCGCTTTTCACTTACCGAATCACGCATTTGACCGAGCACTTGAAGACGCACAAAAAAGATCACTCTACTAGAAAGGGTCTTTTGAGATTGGTAGGTAAGAGAAGAAAATTGCTCGACTACCTAATGAAAAACGATATCGAACGCTACAGAGCAACTATTGCTGATCTGGGCATTAGAAAATAA
- a CDS encoding LptF/LptG family permease has translation MKKLDKLILKSFIGPFILTFLVAVFILLIQYMLKYFDDFIGKDLGIGVFGELMMYFSINMVPMALPLAILISSLMTYGKLGEHFELTAIKSAGISLPRVLLPTFVFVIFIAIAAFFINNYLVPHANLRAYSLLYDIKQQKPALDLREGQFYDGIPKYSIKVSKKHKDGVAMSDVVIYDHTNSNGNKKIILADSCRMYTFINDRYLMMELYNGNYYVEEETKESRKNEIPQFIRTNFGRMDIVFSLASFDLDRTDMDLFSGNRYMKSVNELGESIDSMALDQSEVHFKLYSSVGTSYRLIMGGYIPPNERLLEKQIFRDSIRSANQQKDSLKALTTKTPEELDSIVLARRNAVDSGAAPLSKIPSNIKSSVTASLPSRAIENESSIQQTLKFLENKEKKKLKNDSLFLALDQIDTVKAEIDTFFMSADKSKQAYTKALSIARGIKTSFNSSINRTEYFQRAIDSHTVEKYKKYAQSFACIIMFLIGAPLGAIIKRGGLGLPVIVGVIFFIIFYVFTSASDKWAKGGIVDGMIAAWMANAVLLPFGVLFLVQAWKDAKLFDTDFYNVLIERAMRAWKGRGDFWSKFSLKRS, from the coding sequence ATGAAAAAGCTTGATAAGCTCATTTTAAAATCTTTCATCGGGCCATTTATTTTGACCTTTTTGGTAGCGGTCTTTATTCTGCTCATTCAGTATATGCTCAAATATTTCGATGACTTCATCGGGAAGGATTTGGGGATTGGTGTTTTTGGTGAGTTGATGATGTATTTCAGTATCAATATGGTGCCGATGGCTTTGCCTTTGGCGATATTGATTTCCTCACTGATGACCTATGGTAAATTGGGTGAGCATTTTGAACTGACAGCTATTAAGAGTGCCGGGATTTCACTTCCGAGGGTACTTCTTCCAACCTTTGTTTTTGTCATATTTATAGCTATCGCAGCTTTTTTTATAAACAATTATCTTGTTCCTCATGCTAATCTAAGAGCCTATAGTTTGCTCTATGATATCAAGCAGCAAAAACCTGCATTGGACTTGAGAGAAGGGCAATTCTACGATGGGATTCCAAAATACAGCATCAAGGTGAGTAAAAAGCACAAGGATGGTGTAGCTATGTCTGACGTGGTTATCTATGATCACACGAACTCTAATGGAAACAAAAAAATCATTCTGGCGGACTCTTGTAGGATGTACACATTCATCAATGATAGGTATCTGATGATGGAGCTGTACAATGGTAATTATTATGTGGAGGAGGAAACCAAGGAATCTCGCAAGAATGAAATCCCACAATTTATCCGAACCAATTTTGGACGAATGGACATCGTTTTTAGTTTGGCGTCATTTGATTTGGACAGGACAGATATGGATTTGTTTTCTGGTAATCGTTACATGAAAAGTGTAAATGAGCTCGGAGAGAGTATAGACTCTATGGCTCTCGATCAATCTGAAGTGCATTTCAAGTTGTATAGCTCAGTTGGGACTAGCTATCGACTGATTATGGGGGGGTATATCCCGCCCAATGAGCGTTTGTTGGAAAAGCAGATTTTTAGGGATTCTATAAGATCTGCCAATCAGCAAAAAGATAGTTTGAAAGCCCTGACAACAAAAACTCCTGAAGAGTTAGACTCTATCGTTTTGGCCAGAAGGAATGCAGTAGATAGTGGCGCAGCTCCTTTGTCTAAGATTCCAAGTAATATAAAATCGTCTGTTACCGCTAGTCTGCCTTCTCGAGCAATTGAAAACGAAAGTTCTATTCAGCAAACGCTTAAGTTTTTAGAAAACAAAGAGAAGAAAAAACTTAAAAATGATTCTTTGTTTTTAGCCCTTGATCAAATTGATACGGTCAAGGCGGAGATAGATACTTTCTTTATGTCTGCAGATAAATCCAAGCAGGCTTATACCAAAGCACTGAGTATTGCTCGTGGAATTAAAACTTCTTTTAATAGTTCTATCAATCGAACGGAGTATTTCCAACGAGCCATAGATTCTCATACGGTGGAGAAGTATAAAAAGTATGCACAGTCTTTCGCCTGTATCATTATGTTTCTCATAGGTGCGCCATTGGGAGCGATTATTAAGAGAGGAGGACTTGGATTGCCCGTGATCGTTGGGGTGATTTTCTTTATCATCTTTTATGTCTTCACCAGTGCTAGCGACAAATGGGCCAAGGGAGGTATCGTAGATGGAATGATCGCTGCATGGATGGCCAATGCGGTACTGCTACCTTTTGGAGTTCTCTTTTTGGTTCAGGCCTGGAAGGATGCCAAATTGTTTGATACAGACTTCTACAATGTGCTGATAGAAAGAGCGATGAGAGCATGGAAGGGCAGAGGGGATTTCTGGTCAAAATTTAGTTTGAAGCGATCATAG
- a CDS encoding polyribonucleotide nucleotidyltransferase has translation MSLNVVTKSVKLSDGREITIETGKLAKQADGSVVLKMGNTMLLATVVSSKDAKDDVDFLPLSVDYQEKFASAGKIPGGFLKREGRLSDQEVLICRLVDRALRPLFPDDYHADTQVFIQLISLGDGDLPDALAALAASAAISVSDIPFNGPISEVRVAYKEGEYLINPTKAALEGAELDMIIAGSATDIMMVEGEMHEVSEDIMIGAIKAAHDAIKEQCALQVELAEAVGSLVKREYNHETHDEELAADIKAKTYDKIYAVAKEGIADKALRKEKLTAIKDEYIESLPELPEGEEYSDFLINKYFHKTEKEAIRNCVLDTRVRLDGRQLDEIRPIWSEVDYLPSAHGSAVFTRGETQSLTSVTLGTKMDEQMIDGAVHSGYNKFILHYNFPGFSTGEVRPNRGPGRREVGHGNLAWRALKPMLPPDDENPYTIRVVSDILESNGSSSMATVCAGALALMDAGVPLKRPVSGIAMGMISDSETGKYAILSDILGDEDHLGDMDFKVTGTDEGITACQMDIKVDGLSYEVLTEALMQAKAGREHILGKIKETLSEPRADLKSHAPRSKVVRIPKELIGAVIGPGGKIIQEIQKESGATISVDEDDKNGIVSIFATDGKAMEDAYRRINNITAMPEEGEIYVGKVKSIQPFGAFIEFMPGKDGLLHISEIKWERVEKMDGIMEIGEEVKVKLIEIDKKTGKFRLSRKAILPKPEKKKD, from the coding sequence ATGTCATTAAACGTAGTAACTAAGTCCGTCAAATTAAGTGACGGCAGAGAGATTACTATAGAAACCGGTAAATTGGCCAAGCAGGCTGATGGTTCTGTAGTATTGAAAATGGGCAACACCATGTTGCTCGCAACAGTAGTATCCTCTAAGGATGCGAAAGACGATGTGGACTTCCTTCCTTTGTCTGTAGACTATCAGGAGAAGTTTGCTTCGGCTGGTAAAATACCAGGTGGCTTTTTGAAGAGAGAGGGTAGATTGTCAGATCAGGAAGTATTGATCTGTAGATTGGTGGATAGAGCACTGAGACCTTTGTTTCCAGATGACTACCATGCAGATACGCAGGTTTTCATTCAGTTGATTTCATTGGGAGATGGGGATTTACCAGATGCATTGGCTGCATTGGCTGCTTCGGCTGCTATTTCAGTTTCTGACATTCCTTTCAACGGGCCTATTTCTGAAGTAAGAGTTGCTTACAAGGAGGGTGAATACCTAATCAATCCTACTAAAGCTGCTTTAGAAGGGGCTGAATTGGATATGATCATTGCAGGATCTGCTACTGACATCATGATGGTGGAAGGTGAAATGCATGAGGTATCAGAAGATATTATGATCGGTGCGATCAAAGCGGCCCATGATGCCATCAAAGAGCAATGTGCGCTGCAAGTAGAATTGGCAGAGGCTGTTGGTTCGTTGGTAAAGAGAGAGTACAATCACGAGACTCATGATGAGGAATTGGCTGCAGATATCAAAGCCAAGACTTATGACAAAATCTACGCAGTAGCCAAAGAAGGTATCGCTGATAAAGCATTAAGAAAAGAGAAGCTTACTGCGATAAAAGATGAATACATAGAGTCTCTTCCAGAATTGCCAGAAGGTGAGGAATACAGCGATTTCTTGATCAACAAGTATTTCCACAAAACGGAAAAAGAAGCAATTAGAAACTGCGTACTTGACACAAGAGTAAGATTGGATGGTCGTCAGTTAGACGAAATCAGACCTATCTGGAGTGAGGTAGATTACCTTCCTTCTGCTCACGGTTCAGCTGTGTTTACAAGAGGGGAGACTCAGTCTTTGACTTCTGTGACATTGGGTACTAAGATGGACGAGCAAATGATCGATGGTGCTGTTCATTCTGGTTATAACAAATTCATCCTTCACTACAATTTCCCAGGCTTCTCTACAGGAGAGGTAAGACCAAACAGAGGTCCTGGACGTAGAGAAGTAGGTCATGGTAACCTGGCTTGGAGAGCGTTGAAGCCTATGCTTCCTCCAGACGATGAGAATCCATACACGATCCGTGTAGTTTCTGATATTTTGGAATCAAATGGTTCGTCTTCGATGGCGACTGTATGTGCGGGTGCTTTGGCATTGATGGATGCAGGTGTACCATTGAAAAGACCAGTATCAGGTATCGCTATGGGGATGATTTCTGATTCTGAAACTGGAAAGTATGCGATTCTTTCAGATATTTTGGGAGATGAAGATCACCTGGGTGACATGGACTTCAAAGTAACAGGTACTGACGAAGGTATCACTGCTTGTCAAATGGATATCAAAGTTGATGGTTTGTCATACGAAGTATTGACAGAAGCTTTGATGCAGGCGAAAGCAGGTAGAGAGCATATCCTGGGTAAAATCAAGGAAACACTTTCTGAGCCAAGAGCTGATTTGAAATCTCATGCTCCAAGATCTAAGGTAGTAAGAATACCTAAAGAGTTGATTGGTGCTGTAATCGGACCAGGTGGTAAGATCATTCAGGAGATCCAAAAAGAATCTGGAGCTACTATCTCGGTAGATGAGGATGACAAAAACGGTATCGTTAGCATTTTTGCTACTGATGGCAAGGCCATGGAGGATGCTTACAGAAGAATCAACAACATCACGGCTATGCCAGAAGAAGGTGAGATCTATGTAGGTAAGGTGAAATCGATTCAGCCATTTGGAGCTTTCATCGAGTTCATGCCTGGTAAAGATGGTTTGCTTCACATCTCAGAGATCAAGTGGGAACGCGTCGAGAAAATGGACGGTATCATGGAGATCGGTGAGGAAGTAAAAGTGAAATTGATCGAAATCGATAAGAAAACTGGTAAGTTCAGGTTGTCTAGAAAGGCGATCTTGCCAAAGCCAGAAAAGAAAAAGGACTAA
- a CDS encoding toxin-antitoxin system YwqK family antitoxin has product MLGVLVLICWVPYACLGQVDTSYYADGKKKSVGELVEGTKTGPWVYFYPNGQINSEEHYDRGSLEGEARSYYPDGTLKSLENYSRDYLVDSGFYYHPNGALHRKGEYSDGLYTGVWLSYYPNGQLKSKGEYELGEPNGYWEVYDEDGDPIQKGSYINNKEDGLWQFFDDDGGLSYEGNYSHGKEVGKWYKYNRRGKKKLYIGYQ; this is encoded by the coding sequence ATGTTAGGAGTATTGGTGCTGATATGCTGGGTTCCTTATGCCTGTTTAGGTCAGGTGGATACGAGCTACTATGCCGACGGTAAAAAGAAATCTGTCGGTGAACTAGTAGAAGGAACTAAAACGGGTCCTTGGGTTTACTTTTATCCCAATGGACAGATCAATAGTGAGGAACATTATGATAGGGGGAGTTTAGAAGGTGAGGCTAGATCTTATTATCCTGATGGTACCCTGAAGAGCTTAGAGAACTATAGTCGGGATTATCTGGTGGATAGTGGCTTTTATTATCATCCAAATGGTGCTTTGCATCGGAAAGGGGAGTATAGTGATGGTTTGTATACTGGCGTCTGGTTGTCTTACTATCCAAATGGTCAGTTAAAGAGTAAGGGTGAATACGAACTCGGAGAGCCCAATGGATACTGGGAGGTGTATGATGAAGATGGTGATCCTATCCAAAAAGGATCTTATATCAACAACAAGGAAGACGGTTTATGGCAATTCTTCGATGATGATGGGGGCCTCAGCTATGAAGGGAACTACTCCCATGGTAAGGAGGTGGGTAAATGGTACAAGTACAACCGAAGGGGAAAGAAGAAACTTTATATAGGTTATCAGTAA
- a CDS encoding MFS transporter — translation MQKKLEERVVLFSLWLLMFSSSSQFFIMSPILSQIGEQLDIQEKWLGTLITAYAVSLAIMALLIGPISDRYGRRKILLFGSGLMSIALLLHPLAYDYSSLLILRIIAGLAGGVLTGSCVAYVGDYFIVARRGWANGIVATGSAAGQIVGIPMGTLLSGWIGFYAPFQFFGVAMVIAFFVIWFKVPQPKISGGQCKIGIWEASKDYIKILKIRGIKSIALGYILSFFSISIFVVYFPTWLEDSFRIDNYSIAILFLIGGVATVLAGPLSGKLSDKKGRGSIIVFTNLLLVIVIPLTVFLLNQYYHFYPVVFFIIMLLVVARRVPFQTLATDIVDDELRGRMMSLTISIGQIGMALGSGLSGIVYTQIGFIGNAVFASIACFAMAALIQKYFPESKSKESLVTS, via the coding sequence ATGCAAAAAAAGCTTGAAGAAAGAGTCGTATTGTTCTCCCTTTGGCTACTGATGTTTTCATCCAGTAGTCAGTTTTTCATTATGTCCCCTATCCTATCCCAAATAGGCGAACAATTGGACATTCAGGAAAAATGGTTAGGTACGCTCATTACAGCATATGCCGTTTCTTTGGCGATTATGGCACTTTTGATCGGTCCCATATCTGATCGATATGGTAGGAGAAAAATCCTTCTGTTTGGATCTGGTCTGATGTCTATTGCTTTGCTGCTTCACCCTCTGGCCTATGACTATAGCTCACTACTGATCTTGCGTATCATTGCAGGACTGGCAGGAGGTGTACTCACAGGCAGCTGTGTGGCTTATGTAGGCGATTACTTCATAGTAGCTCGCAGAGGCTGGGCCAATGGCATAGTGGCCACAGGAAGTGCCGCAGGACAGATAGTAGGCATCCCGATGGGCACCCTTCTTTCTGGCTGGATTGGTTTTTACGCACCCTTCCAGTTTTTTGGAGTGGCCATGGTAATCGCATTTTTTGTGATCTGGTTCAAAGTACCCCAACCCAAAATCAGCGGTGGACAATGCAAAATAGGGATCTGGGAAGCAAGCAAGGATTACATCAAAATCTTAAAGATTCGTGGCATCAAGTCCATCGCACTGGGCTACATCCTTTCCTTTTTCAGTATCTCGATTTTCGTTGTATACTTCCCGACTTGGCTAGAAGATTCATTTCGTATTGACAATTACAGCATTGCTATACTTTTTCTGATAGGTGGAGTTGCCACAGTACTGGCAGGCCCCCTTTCGGGCAAACTATCTGATAAAAAAGGACGGGGCTCTATTATCGTATTCACTAATCTCCTATTGGTCATAGTTATCCCATTGACCGTTTTCTTACTCAATCAATATTACCATTTCTATCCAGTAGTATTCTTCATCATTATGCTTTTGGTAGTGGCTCGTCGGGTACCTTTTCAGACCCTAGCGACTGATATAGTAGATGATGAACTAAGAGGCCGTATGATGAGTTTAACTATATCGATTGGACAAATTGGTATGGCTCTTGGCTCAGGGTTATCAGGTATAGTTTACACCCAGATTGGCTTCATTGGCAATGCTGTATTTGCCTCTATAGCCTGCTTTGCCATGGCCGCATTGATTCAAAAATATTTCCCCGAAAGCAAAAGCAAAGAATCGCTGGTCACTTCTTAA
- a CDS encoding polyprenyl synthetase family protein, with product MTLKIKDIQAPVSNEMAEFEKRFRQSMKSKVMLLDKIMSYIVKRKGKQMRPMFVFLTASTVGQIQDSTYRGASLIELLHTATLVHDDVVDESTYRRGFFSVNALWKNKIAVLVGDFLLSRGMLLSIDHGDFDLLKIVSEAIREMSEGEILQMEKAKRLDITEEVYYEVIRQKTASLITACCKVGAASTGADAETITKLGEFGEKVGMAFQIKDDLFDYGTQEIGKPLGIDIREKKMTLPLIHALNESSWSEKRHIIHTIKKHNENTKKVNEVIQFVIEKGGLEYAEGVMNRYHKEAIEILHSFPDSEARQSLEQLVQFTIERTK from the coding sequence ATGACCTTGAAGATTAAAGACATACAGGCACCTGTCTCAAATGAGATGGCTGAGTTCGAGAAACGATTCAGACAATCGATGAAGAGCAAGGTAATGCTACTTGACAAAATCATGTCTTACATCGTCAAGCGCAAGGGCAAGCAAATGCGCCCGATGTTCGTCTTTCTCACAGCCTCCACCGTTGGGCAAATTCAAGATTCCACCTACAGAGGCGCTTCTTTAATTGAGCTGCTTCATACCGCCACTCTAGTACACGACGATGTGGTAGATGAATCGACCTACCGCCGAGGTTTTTTCTCGGTCAATGCTTTATGGAAAAACAAAATCGCCGTTTTAGTAGGTGATTTCCTCCTATCTAGAGGCATGTTACTTTCAATCGATCATGGAGATTTCGACCTATTGAAAATCGTATCTGAGGCGATAAGGGAGATGAGTGAGGGAGAAATCCTCCAGATGGAAAAGGCCAAAAGACTTGACATCACTGAAGAGGTCTACTACGAAGTGATAAGACAGAAGACAGCCAGCTTGATCACAGCATGCTGCAAGGTAGGCGCTGCGTCTACTGGTGCAGATGCAGAAACCATCACTAAGCTGGGTGAATTTGGAGAAAAAGTTGGAATGGCATTTCAGATCAAGGACGACCTATTTGACTATGGTACGCAAGAAATAGGCAAACCATTGGGTATAGACATCCGAGAGAAAAAGATGACGCTACCGCTTATCCATGCACTGAATGAATCTAGCTGGTCCGAAAAACGCCACATCATCCATACGATCAAAAAGCACAACGAAAACACCAAGAAGGTGAATGAGGTGATACAGTTCGTGATAGAAAAAGGTGGACTAGAATATGCCGAAGGTGTGATGAACCGCTACCACAAGGAAGCCATCGAGATCCTACACAGCTTCCCCGATTCTGAGGCCAGGCAATCCCTGGAACAGCTCGTCCAGTTCACTATCGAGCGAACTAAATAA
- a CDS encoding tetratricopeptide repeat-containing sensor histidine kinase, which yields MTAIASNRRLDALLKKSFAQRVSDLPSAIQIAQKVINRCALNYDDYHQAYANCYLGYYYMILSDTTQSEYYTQKALSYFEKNHIDDGMAMCYYTLGSTLYKTDNYHKALKYLLESHALFIQSEDLFGQSRALKAIASIYELFQDYQKAEQTYHKCIEVSKLNNDDNGISNAYNPLSGIYLKNGKIDLAEKTIKKSIELKKETKDKRGLGYGYYGLGKVELAKSNYNTAEKLFLKGKEIHSEMGDQIGQMMAFNKLGILYFRTNNIGQAKIALHESLKIGKVSRHFLLLYKAYHVLYEIAKSEGRSEDALEYLEGYTEYKTQVEKKETKNVISSIKSLSEMEMIEKEAIWQKAINENIEKKNKELDTFVYKVAHDLRGPISSLMGLYNIVEHDISDEKPMEYFGIYNKEINRLNTIVLDFINVTQIKEKKLEKKRINFNGILADIIDSYRFMENFDNLEFSIKVDAALEMYSDESTITTIVQNLIENAIKYSKTDETGKVNIKIYGRKRDMVIQVHDTGIGIEEHNQPKIFDMFFRAHNNSKGTGLGLFLLKSAVEKLSGKISFESFPEIGTTFKIVLPY from the coding sequence ATGACTGCCATTGCTTCAAACAGAAGACTGGATGCATTGCTTAAGAAGTCATTTGCCCAAAGGGTAAGTGACCTTCCCAGCGCCATTCAAATTGCTCAGAAGGTGATCAATCGTTGTGCCCTTAACTACGACGATTACCATCAGGCCTATGCCAATTGCTATTTGGGTTATTATTATATGATTTTGAGTGACACCACTCAGAGTGAGTACTACACTCAAAAAGCACTCAGTTATTTTGAGAAAAATCATATAGATGATGGCATGGCCATGTGTTATTACACCCTTGGCAGTACACTTTACAAAACTGACAATTATCACAAGGCACTAAAATACCTCCTCGAAAGTCATGCCCTTTTCATTCAATCCGAAGACTTATTTGGGCAATCAAGAGCACTTAAGGCCATTGCTTCTATTTACGAACTGTTTCAGGATTATCAAAAAGCAGAACAGACCTACCATAAGTGTATCGAAGTTTCGAAGCTCAACAATGATGATAACGGGATCTCAAACGCCTATAACCCACTATCGGGTATCTACCTGAAAAACGGCAAGATTGACCTGGCAGAAAAGACCATCAAAAAAAGCATAGAGCTAAAAAAAGAAACCAAAGACAAAAGAGGTCTTGGCTATGGCTATTATGGTCTGGGCAAAGTAGAATTGGCCAAAAGCAATTATAACACGGCCGAAAAACTTTTCTTAAAAGGTAAAGAAATCCATTCTGAGATGGGTGATCAAATAGGTCAAATGATGGCCTTCAACAAATTGGGCATCCTATATTTCAGAACCAACAACATCGGACAGGCCAAAATAGCGCTACATGAAAGCTTAAAGATTGGAAAGGTTTCAAGACATTTCCTCCTGTTGTACAAAGCCTATCATGTACTGTACGAAATCGCCAAATCAGAAGGGCGATCAGAAGATGCATTGGAATACCTGGAAGGCTACACAGAATACAAAACCCAGGTAGAGAAAAAAGAAACCAAAAACGTCATCAGCTCGATCAAATCGCTATCTGAAATGGAGATGATCGAAAAAGAAGCGATCTGGCAAAAAGCCATCAACGAGAACATAGAAAAGAAAAACAAGGAATTGGACACCTTTGTTTACAAGGTTGCTCATGACCTGAGAGGACCCATTTCTTCGCTGATGGGACTTTACAACATAGTAGAGCATGACATCTCAGACGAAAAACCAATGGAGTATTTCGGCATCTACAACAAAGAGATCAACAGGCTCAACACGATCGTTCTGGATTTCATCAACGTAACCCAAATCAAGGAAAAGAAACTTGAGAAGAAAAGAATCAATTTCAATGGCATCTTGGCGGACATTATCGATTCCTATCGTTTCATGGAAAACTTTGACAACTTAGAATTTAGCATCAAAGTTGACGCTGCATTGGAAATGTACAGTGACGAAAGCACCATTACCACGATTGTTCAAAACTTGATCGAAAACGCCATTAAATATTCAAAAACTGACGAAACGGGCAAGGTTAATATCAAAATCTACGGACGCAAACGGGATATGGTCATTCAGGTTCACGATACGGGTATTGGCATTGAGGAGCACAATCAACCCAAAATCTTCGACATGTTCTTCAGAGCGCACAACAACAGCAAAGGGACAGGCCTTGGTCTTTTCTTGTTGAAATCAGCGGTAGAAAAACTAAGCGGTAAAATCTCTTTTGAGAGCTTCCCAGAAATAGGGACTACCTTCAAAATTGTTTTGCCTTACTGA
- a CDS encoding TolC family protein: MNKIAILTILSLGLLSKGFAQEILSKADAVSIALENNFDIRASNNDLEVAENNASVLNSGYLPNVTGNAGANYSLSNSDLTFSGDSSISINNISSSSQNASINMDYILFDGMGRMYNYKILQNTYQLSETATRLVMENTLINLFGSYYEIARLTENQETQKESLDISRDRLQRAEYGFDYGQNTKLDVLNAEVDYNNDSIDYLTITQQLRNQKRNLNLLMGRDVNVGFEVDTTLTFDQLTYPELEQLAFENNATVLQEKGSLQSAKYEIEVARSSVIPKIGISASYGYNKNIFPPGNVLSENQSLTTNVGASLTWNIFDGGRSNVQRQNSRLAYENQRISLEQAELTLETQLQNAWTIYQTALFVMQAEAKNLQTNQLNFDRSKEQYELGQITSIVFRQAQQNLLTANLNYNRAKYSAKNAELALLQLSGTLLQADF; this comes from the coding sequence GTGAATAAAATAGCAATCCTAACGATTTTAAGTCTGGGACTACTCTCAAAGGGTTTTGCCCAGGAAATACTGAGCAAAGCAGATGCGGTTTCGATAGCATTGGAAAACAACTTTGATATCAGAGCATCCAATAATGATCTCGAAGTAGCTGAGAACAATGCGAGTGTATTGAATAGTGGGTATTTGCCCAATGTTACGGGAAATGCAGGTGCGAATTATTCTTTATCCAATTCAGACCTTACTTTTTCAGGGGATTCAAGTATTTCTATTAATAACATAAGCAGTTCTAGTCAAAATGCCTCGATCAATATGGATTACATCTTGTTCGATGGTATGGGCAGAATGTATAACTACAAAATCCTGCAAAACACCTATCAGCTCAGCGAAACCGCGACCCGATTGGTTATGGAAAACACATTGATCAATTTGTTTGGTTCCTATTATGAAATCGCAAGACTGACAGAAAATCAGGAAACGCAAAAGGAATCTTTGGATATCTCCAGGGATCGATTGCAAAGAGCGGAATATGGCTTTGATTATGGTCAGAACACCAAATTGGATGTACTCAATGCTGAAGTAGATTACAATAACGATAGCATAGACTACCTGACTATTACTCAGCAACTACGAAACCAAAAACGCAACCTGAACTTACTGATGGGGAGAGATGTAAATGTAGGGTTTGAAGTGGATACCACTTTGACATTCGACCAGCTGACTTACCCTGAGTTGGAGCAGTTAGCCTTCGAAAACAACGCAACTGTTCTTCAAGAAAAAGGAAGTCTGCAAAGCGCGAAGTACGAGATAGAAGTGGCTCGCTCATCTGTCATCCCAAAAATTGGCATAAGTGCTTCCTATGGATACAATAAGAATATCTTTCCGCCGGGCAATGTTCTTTCGGAAAATCAGTCGCTGACTACCAATGTTGGTGCTTCACTCACTTGGAACATCTTCGATGGCGGTAGATCTAACGTACAACGGCAAAACAGTAGATTGGCTTATGAGAATCAAAGGATATCACTAGAGCAAGCCGAGCTTACATTGGAAACCCAACTACAAAATGCCTGGACGATTTACCAAACGGCATTATTCGTGATGCAAGCAGAAGCCAAAAACCTTCAAACAAACCAACTCAACTTTGACCGGTCCAAAGAGCAATATGAGTTGGGTCAGATTACCTCTATTGTTTTCAGGCAAGCACAGCAGAACCTGTTGACTGCTAACCTGAATTACAATCGGGCCAAATACAGTGCAAAGAATGCCGAATTGGCATTGCTTCAATTGAGCGGAACGCTGCTGCAAGCAGACTTCTAA
- a CDS encoding DUF952 domain-containing protein, with translation MSKEGDIKNRLILYPSKIQILHKGKSTVIEWSHAQSLQIQSKKLIIALVLGGIGTSFSMLALPLGWYNYNLNLFSIFFFFAVMYWGFIGQKALVIEESKHQHVFLLWELNPKLRAAIKRFYQRKRNKSRPSTEMIFHLVDRQFWESQTYDANYSHPSLESEGFIHCSVAGELAKSYELYFEASAELVLLAIDPKHLDNKVEWEYVEAREASFPHVMGTINKTAIHSALIFQGEEKLKGLLGNE, from the coding sequence ATGTCGAAAGAGGGCGATATAAAAAACCGTTTGATTCTATATCCAAGTAAAATACAAATTCTTCACAAAGGCAAATCGACAGTAATAGAATGGAGTCATGCGCAATCACTACAGATTCAAAGTAAAAAACTGATCATTGCTCTGGTGTTAGGAGGTATTGGAACTTCCTTTTCTATGTTGGCCTTACCTCTGGGTTGGTATAATTATAACCTGAATTTGTTCAGTATTTTTTTCTTTTTTGCAGTGATGTATTGGGGCTTTATTGGCCAGAAGGCTTTAGTAATTGAAGAATCTAAACATCAGCATGTGTTTTTGCTCTGGGAACTAAATCCGAAACTACGAGCAGCAATCAAGCGCTTTTATCAGCGCAAAAGGAACAAGTCTCGCCCATCTACTGAAATGATCTTTCACCTGGTAGATCGACAATTTTGGGAGTCGCAGACCTATGATGCCAATTATTCCCATCCTTCTTTGGAATCTGAAGGGTTTATTCATTGTTCTGTGGCAGGAGAGTTAGCGAAGTCCTATGAACTCTATTTTGAAGCCTCTGCTGAATTGGTTTTGTTGGCTATAGATCCTAAACATCTGGATAATAAAGTAGAGTGGGAGTATGTGGAGGCGAGAGAGGCGAGCTTCCCACATGTAATGGGGACAATCAATAAAACAGCCATTCATTCTGCTCTGATATTTCAGGGAGAGGAAAAGTTGAAGGGACTATTAGGAAATGAATAA